Proteins from one Syntrophus gentianae genomic window:
- a CDS encoding tyrosine-type recombinase/integrase yields MAELLYGSGLRLMELAGMRIKDIDFDANTITVRSGKGDKDRTTILPRTVKERLAEHLKTVKALHEQDLAAGRGEAHLPDALSRKYPNAGRQWAWQYVFPSATLSVVPRSGRIGRHHISDKAIQTAFKSALNDSGVPKHATVHTLLTASQRIC; encoded by the coding sequence ATGGCTGAATTGCTTTATGGTTCAGGGCTAAGACTGATGGAACTTGCCGGCATGAGAATCAAGGATATAGATTTCGATGCCAATACCATCACTGTGCGCAGTGGAAAGGGAGACAAAGACCGCACAACCATTTTACCGCGGACGGTAAAAGAAAGGCTTGCGGAACATCTCAAAACGGTCAAAGCGCTTCATGAGCAAGATCTTGCAGCAGGACGGGGTGAGGCACATCTCCCTGATGCTCTGAGCCGCAAATACCCGAATGCCGGAAGACAATGGGCATGGCAGTATGTCTTTCCTTCAGCCACGCTTTCTGTTGTCCCGCGCAGTGGAAGAATCGGACGGCACCACATCAGTGACAAGGCCATCCAGACCGCCTTTAAGTCAGCATTAAATGACTCCGGCGTTCCCAAGCACGCCACGGTACATACGTTGCTCACAGCTTCGCAACGCATTTGCTGA
- a CDS encoding GNAT family N-acetyltransferase, producing MPSVISQTKGQCKVGEAKNGRLRTNRLELTAATLDHIFAEMESSEHLVRLLETQVEPGWPPGEYDRDAQEFFGCCLKEGGMSVVGWYVWYAVRREEENQPSILVGAGGYFGPPNEGGEVEIGFSIMPSVRDHGYATEMTKALVSNAFSDLRVHKVVARTTSDNLASVKVLMKSGFRYVCQDRSGSYVFEILRS from the coding sequence ATGCCGAGCGTTATCAGCCAGACAAAAGGACAATGCAAAGTGGGAGAAGCGAAAAATGGCAGGTTACGGACAAATCGACTTGAGTTGACAGCGGCGACACTCGACCATATTTTTGCCGAAATGGAATCCTCTGAACATCTGGTACGGTTACTGGAAACACAGGTTGAACCCGGATGGCCACCAGGGGAATATGACCGGGATGCACAGGAGTTTTTCGGCTGTTGCCTCAAAGAAGGTGGTATGTCGGTTGTTGGGTGGTATGTTTGGTATGCGGTACGGCGAGAAGAAGAGAATCAGCCCTCAATATTGGTGGGAGCCGGCGGGTATTTCGGCCCCCCGAACGAAGGAGGCGAGGTAGAGATTGGCTTTTCTATAATGCCTTCAGTGCGAGATCATGGGTATGCAACTGAAATGACCAAAGCGCTTGTCTCGAATGCCTTTAGCGATCTCCGAGTACACAAGGTTGTTGCCCGTACAACTTCTGACAACCTGGCATCAGTCAAGGTGCTTATGAAATCGGGCTTCCGATATGTTTGTCAAGATCGGTCTGGTAGCTATGTTTTTGAAATACTCAGGAGCTGA
- a CDS encoding tyrosine-type recombinase/integrase, whose amino-acid sequence MNGINIREVQELLGHKNVETTMIYTHVLRDMTGAPKSPLDDLFRKDKSQT is encoded by the coding sequence ATGAACGGCATCAACATTCGGGAGGTTCAGGAACTCCTTGGACATAAAAATGTTGAAACGACAATGATTTATACCCATGTACTGAGAGATATGACCGGAGCACCTAAAAGTCCGTTGGACGACTTGTTCAGGAAAGACAAAAGCCAAACTTGA
- a CDS encoding patatin-like phospholipase family protein has product MKIGLALGGGGVRALAHIPILETLDEFGIKPSIIAGTSMGAVIGALYASGMSGKEIRERISRHLILKDDTWRDILAKKEHLLKWVTAFSADFPRGGFIKTQGFLEYLFSEITKRTFEELEIPLLVIAADFWTAEELVIERDDLLPALQASMAVPGVFAPASIGGRVLVDGGVVNLVPYDHVLERADFTIAVDVGKVCNHGKNEIPGALESILRAFSIMQASAITEKMKRRKPDIYVQPEIQDIRMLDFGKAEDVFLQAAPAIDLLRKRLKAVIAGQEHQADRS; this is encoded by the coding sequence ATGAAAATCGGTTTGGCATTGGGAGGCGGTGGCGTTCGAGCTTTGGCGCATATTCCCATCCTGGAGACGCTTGACGAGTTCGGCATTAAACCGAGCATTATTGCAGGGACCAGTATGGGGGCGGTCATCGGCGCGCTCTATGCCTCGGGGATGTCCGGAAAGGAGATCAGAGAGCGCATCAGCAGGCACCTCATCCTGAAAGATGATACCTGGCGGGACATCCTTGCGAAGAAAGAGCATCTCTTGAAATGGGTTACGGCGTTTTCTGCGGACTTTCCACGCGGTGGGTTTATCAAAACGCAGGGATTTCTGGAGTACCTCTTCAGCGAAATCACGAAAAGAACCTTCGAGGAATTGGAGATTCCTCTTTTAGTCATTGCTGCGGACTTCTGGACTGCGGAGGAACTCGTGATTGAAAGAGACGATCTCCTCCCTGCTCTACAGGCCAGCATGGCTGTGCCGGGGGTGTTTGCCCCGGCGTCCATTGGGGGTAGAGTCCTCGTCGATGGCGGCGTTGTGAACCTGGTGCCTTACGACCACGTTTTGGAGCGGGCCGATTTCACCATCGCCGTAGATGTGGGCAAGGTGTGCAATCACGGCAAAAATGAAATTCCCGGCGCCCTTGAGTCGATTCTCCGGGCTTTCAGTATCATGCAGGCTTCAGCCATCACTGAAAAGATGAAACGCCGGAAGCCCGATATTTATGTCCAACCGGAGATCCAGGATATACGGATGCTTGATTTCGGCAAAGCCGAGGATGTTTTCCTGCAGGCGGCGCCGGCCATCGACTTGTTGAGAAAAAGGTTGAAAGCGGTGATTGCCGGACAGGAGCATCAAGCGGATCGGTCATAA
- a CDS encoding GNAT family N-acetyltransferase, producing the protein MNYHHMNRHPIAAGQRILLCDSIASDAAKHLYWATHGEWREYDAPWEQIWTPLTKEHEDQIVVKFMKRFSEEPWVPHKGATIIHQDYPVGYVTRYGRERYPDVLWAGIDICEDGYLGMGLGTEALRLWVDYLFANSTAHKIALDTWSLNHRMIRVAEKTGFVREGMERHLIQWQGQWLDGIHFGMLRQEWEERLAKR; encoded by the coding sequence ATGAACTACCATCACATGAACCGACATCCAATTGCTGCAGGTCAGAGAATTCTACTGTGCGACAGCATCGCCTCTGATGCAGCCAAGCATCTTTATTGGGCGACCCATGGCGAATGGAGAGAATATGATGCTCCCTGGGAACAGATTTGGACTCCCCTCACCAAAGAACATGAAGATCAGATTGTGGTTAAATTCATGAAACGTTTCAGTGAAGAGCCCTGGGTTCCCCACAAAGGAGCAACTATCATACACCAGGATTACCCTGTCGGATACGTCACCCGCTACGGCCGTGAGCGGTACCCTGATGTTTTGTGGGCTGGGATTGATATTTGTGAAGACGGTTATTTAGGTATGGGCCTTGGAACGGAGGCCCTGCGGCTTTGGGTCGACTACCTGTTTGCAAATTCAACGGCTCACAAGATTGCTCTCGATACGTGGTCGCTCAACCATAGAATGATACGGGTTGCCGAGAAAACGGGTTTTGTGCGGGAAGGGATGGAACGTCATCTTATTCAATGGCAGGGCCAATGGCTGGACGGTATCCATTTTGGAATGCTCCGTCAGGAGTGGGAAGAAAGATTGGCGAAAAGGTGA
- the cysS gene encoding cysteine--tRNA ligase yields the protein MSLKLYNTLRNRKEVFTPLQEGRVGLYVCGITVYDICHVGHARSAVVFDVLRRYLEYRGYEVTYVKNFTDVDDKIIARANAEGVSIYDISNRYIAAHDEDMAGLGVLQPTVTPRATEHIEGMIKLIEQLMARGLAYAVDGNVYYAVERFSGYGKLSGRQLEDMMAGARIDVNEHKNNPMDFALWKASKPNEPSWESPWGPGRPGWHIECSVMSQKYLGDTFDIHGGGEDLVFPHHENEIAQSEGATGKPLANLWIHNGFVKINSEKMSKSLGNVFSIQEMLARYCAEAIRLFMLQSHYRSAVDFSEESLSEARQGMDRFYAMLKAISDLLTPSGGDATPLAPESLTGKTAELYALIQGLPDRFIEAMDDDLNTARAIGYLFDAARQINAFLSDSKAAKSDAGRKVLALAGKNIKEVGYVLGLFQENPDTYFLKDRERETRKRGIDPAEIEQLIAERWAARTAKNWQRADELRQLLSEKGIALKDAPTGTTWKVA from the coding sequence ATGTCTCTGAAACTTTACAACACCCTTCGAAATAGAAAGGAAGTCTTTACGCCTCTGCAGGAAGGGCGTGTCGGGCTCTATGTCTGCGGCATCACCGTATACGACATCTGCCATGTCGGCCATGCCCGGTCAGCCGTTGTCTTTGACGTCCTGCGAAGATACCTGGAATACCGGGGGTATGAAGTCACCTATGTCAAGAACTTCACCGATGTCGATGACAAGATCATCGCCCGCGCGAATGCGGAAGGGGTGAGCATCTATGACATCTCCAATCGCTACATCGCGGCTCACGATGAAGATATGGCGGGTTTGGGGGTCCTTCAGCCGACCGTCACTCCCCGGGCGACGGAGCATATCGAGGGGATGATCAAACTCATCGAGCAGCTTATGGCGCGTGGCCTGGCCTATGCCGTGGACGGCAACGTCTATTACGCCGTAGAGCGGTTTTCCGGCTACGGAAAACTCTCGGGGCGTCAACTGGAAGACATGATGGCCGGCGCCCGCATCGATGTCAATGAGCACAAGAACAATCCCATGGATTTTGCCCTCTGGAAGGCCAGCAAACCCAATGAACCGTCCTGGGAAAGCCCCTGGGGACCGGGACGGCCCGGCTGGCACATTGAGTGTTCCGTGATGAGCCAGAAATATCTCGGCGACACCTTTGATATCCACGGCGGCGGCGAGGATCTGGTCTTCCCCCATCACGAGAATGAAATTGCCCAATCCGAGGGGGCAACGGGCAAGCCGCTGGCCAATCTGTGGATCCATAACGGTTTCGTGAAGATCAACAGCGAGAAGATGTCCAAATCGCTGGGCAATGTCTTTTCCATCCAGGAGATGCTGGCCCGCTATTGCGCCGAGGCCATCCGCCTCTTCATGCTCCAGAGCCACTACCGCAGCGCCGTAGACTTCTCCGAGGAATCCCTGTCGGAAGCGCGGCAGGGGATGGACCGGTTCTACGCGATGTTGAAGGCCATTTCGGATCTTCTGACTCCCTCAGGGGGAGATGCGACTCCGCTTGCTCCCGAGTCCCTGACGGGAAAAACGGCCGAGCTTTATGCCCTTATTCAGGGACTTCCGGACCGTTTTATCGAGGCCATGGACGATGATTTGAACACGGCCCGGGCCATTGGATACCTCTTCGACGCCGCACGGCAGATCAACGCATTCCTGAGCGATTCAAAAGCGGCCAAGTCCGACGCCGGCCGGAAAGTCCTGGCGCTGGCGGGAAAGAATATCAAGGAGGTCGGCTACGTCCTGGGTCTTTTCCAGGAGAACCCCGATACCTATTTCCTGAAAGATCGCGAACGGGAAACCCGCAAGCGGGGCATCGATCCCGCCGAGATTGAGCAGCTAATCGCCGAGCGCTGGGCAGCCAGAACAGCCAAGAACTGGCAGCGGGCGGACGAACTCCGCCAACTCCTCTCAGAAAAAGGAATCGCCCTGAAAGACGCACCCACCGGAACGACCTGGAAAGTGGCGTAG
- a CDS encoding class I SAM-dependent methyltransferase has protein sequence MFEALEKINERPEPFQFYTASALWTDVHTSKQMLSFHLNEAIDVSSRNAEFINRSVEWIASEFNIGRETTIADFGCGPGLYAARLAKRGANVTGIDFSKRSIEYAKEFAAREQLKINYVNQNYLEFDTEDEFDLVLMIMCDFCALSPTQRKEILSKYHKILKPSGSVLLDVYSISAFEQREEAATYEVNQLNGFWSPNKYYGFLNTFKYDKEKVMLDKYTIVESERTRQVYNWLQYFAPGDLEREFVDAGLYVKGIYSDVAGTPYNPKSGEFAVIVNKA, from the coding sequence ATGTTTGAAGCGTTGGAAAAAATTAACGAACGGCCGGAACCGTTCCAATTTTACACGGCAAGCGCTCTCTGGACTGATGTACATACGTCAAAGCAGATGCTCTCGTTCCACCTTAACGAGGCCATCGACGTTTCTTCGCGGAACGCAGAATTTATCAATCGATCCGTGGAATGGATCGCATCTGAGTTCAACATCGGTAGGGAAACCACGATAGCTGATTTTGGTTGTGGTCCTGGATTGTATGCAGCACGCTTGGCGAAACGCGGAGCGAATGTGACTGGCATCGATTTCTCGAAGAGGTCCATCGAGTATGCAAAGGAATTTGCAGCCCGCGAGCAGTTGAAAATCAACTATGTGAATCAGAATTACCTTGAATTCGATACAGAAGACGAGTTCGACCTTGTGCTGATGATAATGTGCGATTTCTGCGCCCTCAGCCCAACACAGAGGAAAGAGATTCTTAGCAAATACCATAAGATACTAAAACCTAGCGGTTCGGTCCTTCTTGATGTGTATTCTATATCCGCATTTGAACAGAGGGAAGAGGCTGCGACATATGAGGTGAACCAACTCAACGGATTCTGGTCGCCAAACAAGTATTATGGCTTTTTGAATACCTTCAAATACGATAAAGAGAAGGTAATGCTGGACAAGTACACAATTGTTGAGTCTGAGCGCACCAGACAGGTGTACAACTGGCTGCAGTATTTTGCGCCTGGGGATCTTGAGAGGGAGTTTGTTGATGCCGGTCTCTACGTTAAGGGAATCTATTCCGACGTTGCGGGAACCCCATATAATCCAAAATCAGGGGAATTTGCAGTCATTGTCAATAAAGCATAG
- a CDS encoding site-specific integrase has protein sequence MKETQRLIRIKHDSINTERTYLQWIKRFLDYYAKTTNEESFNALDASDFKNFISHLALKERVSASTQNQAFNAILFLFRNVLCKEIGDLANTVRAKRGQRLPVVLSVEEVKKNTYKNDWKKSPDG, from the coding sequence ATCAAGGAAACGCAGCGGCTGATAAGAATCAAGCACGATTCCATCAACACAGAAAGAACTTATCTGCAATGGATCAAGAGGTTTCTGGATTATTATGCGAAAACCACCAATGAAGAATCTTTTAACGCCCTTGATGCCTCCGATTTTAAAAATTTTATCAGTCATTTAGCTTTGAAGGAAAGAGTCTCCGCTTCTACTCAAAATCAGGCATTCAATGCCATTTTGTTTCTTTTTCGCAATGTCCTGTGTAAAGAAATCGGTGATCTTGCCAATACAGTCCGCGCAAAGCGCGGACAACGTTTGCCTGTTGTCTTATCGGTTGAGGAAGTAAAAAAAAATACTTACAAAAATGACTGGAAAAAATCGCCTGATGGCTGA
- the rplM gene encoding 50S ribosomal protein L13, whose protein sequence is MKTYQAKESEVTRDWYLIDAEGQVLGRMASEIARRLRGKHKPVYTPHTDTGDFIVVVNAEKMVFTGKKLRDKIYYHHSGYPGGLKATTAGKMMQEKPVDVLSIAVRGMLPKNSLGRRMLKKLKIYAGNDHRHEAQCPKLLSL, encoded by the coding sequence ATGAAGACATATCAAGCGAAGGAATCGGAAGTTACGCGGGACTGGTATTTGATTGACGCCGAGGGGCAGGTGCTGGGAAGAATGGCCAGCGAAATCGCCAGGCGGTTACGGGGAAAACATAAGCCTGTTTATACGCCTCATACGGATACCGGTGACTTTATTGTTGTCGTCAATGCGGAGAAGATGGTTTTTACCGGGAAAAAACTTCGCGACAAGATCTATTATCATCATTCCGGCTATCCTGGCGGATTGAAAGCGACAACCGCCGGCAAGATGATGCAGGAAAAACCGGTTGATGTTTTAAGCATTGCCGTTAGAGGAATGCTTCCCAAGAATTCTCTGGGAAGGCGGATGTTGAAGAAGTTGAAGATTTATGCCGGAAACGATCATCGCCACGAGGCGCAGTGTCCCAAACTGCTCTCACTGTAA
- the argC gene encoding N-acetyl-gamma-glutamyl-phosphate reductase, whose protein sequence is MIKVGIYGASGYTGQECLRLLLRHSGVEVVAITSRRYAGLPIADVYPVFAGLTPLVFMDASPQEVADLADVIFLALPHSESMKVAPIFWESGKKVVDLSADFRLRDVAVYESWYGQHACPQLVPQTVYGIPELYREDVAKARFVANPGCYPTSIILGTAPALKNKLIDPASVIADSKSGTSGAGREPQVGSLFCEVNEAFKAYKVGNHRHTPEIEQELSRLAGREMKISFTPHLLPIDRGIFSTIYATLTQSISGKELSELYQDFYKGERFVRICKAGTFPNVAFVRGSNFCDIGVAVDARTNRLIIVSTIDNLVKGAAGQAIQNMNVLCGFPEHTGLEMIALFP, encoded by the coding sequence ATGATTAAAGTAGGGATTTACGGGGCCAGCGGCTATACCGGACAGGAATGCCTCCGACTGCTTTTGCGTCATTCCGGGGTTGAGGTGGTGGCGATTACATCACGGCGATATGCGGGGCTTCCGATTGCCGATGTCTATCCGGTCTTTGCGGGGTTAACCCCGTTGGTCTTTATGGATGCGTCACCTCAGGAGGTTGCTGACCTCGCCGATGTGATTTTTCTGGCGCTTCCCCACAGTGAATCCATGAAAGTCGCCCCGATTTTCTGGGAAAGTGGGAAAAAGGTGGTCGATCTCAGTGCGGACTTCCGCCTGCGGGATGTTGCGGTTTACGAATCCTGGTACGGTCAGCATGCCTGTCCCCAACTCGTTCCCCAAACCGTCTATGGTATCCCGGAGCTTTATCGGGAGGACGTGGCAAAGGCCCGGTTTGTGGCGAATCCCGGCTGCTATCCGACGAGCATCATTCTTGGAACAGCGCCTGCTCTGAAAAACAAACTGATCGATCCGGCATCGGTGATTGCAGATTCCAAGTCCGGCACCAGCGGTGCCGGCCGAGAACCGCAGGTGGGATCGCTTTTCTGTGAGGTTAACGAAGCCTTCAAGGCTTACAAAGTCGGAAACCACCGTCACACGCCGGAGATTGAGCAGGAGTTGAGCCGACTGGCCGGCCGGGAGATGAAAATCTCCTTTACCCCCCACCTTCTTCCCATTGATCGGGGTATTTTCAGTACCATTTACGCGACTTTGACTCAGAGCATTTCTGGAAAGGAATTATCCGAGCTCTACCAGGATTTCTATAAGGGAGAACGATTTGTCCGGATTTGTAAGGCGGGAACCTTCCCGAATGTGGCCTTCGTTCGCGGATCCAACTTCTGTGATATCGGTGTGGCTGTGGATGCCCGGACGAATCGCCTGATCATCGTTTCGACGATTGACAATCTGGTGAAGGGCGCTGCCGGTCAGGCCATCCAGAATATGAATGTTCTCTGCGGCTTTCCGGAACACACGGGACTCGAGATGATCGCCCTGTTCCCCTGA
- the rpsI gene encoding 30S ribosomal protein S9, which translates to MLEKRYYATGRRKSAIARVYLKEGSGVLTVNKRGFDDYFPRESLKMLIRQPFEVVGKQDAFDCYVNVCGGGISGQAGAVKHAISRALQEYDADLRSALKKAGFLTRDSRAKERKKYGQPGARKRFQFSKR; encoded by the coding sequence ATGTTAGAAAAACGCTATTATGCGACGGGGCGAAGGAAGAGTGCCATCGCCAGGGTCTATCTGAAGGAAGGCAGTGGAGTGCTGACGGTCAATAAGAGGGGATTCGATGATTATTTCCCGCGGGAAAGCCTGAAAATGCTCATTCGGCAGCCCTTCGAGGTCGTAGGAAAGCAGGATGCCTTTGACTGTTATGTGAATGTTTGCGGGGGAGGAATTTCCGGTCAGGCCGGAGCCGTGAAGCATGCCATTTCGAGGGCCCTTCAGGAGTATGACGCCGACCTGCGGTCCGCACTTAAAAAGGCGGGTTTCCTGACCCGGGACTCCCGGGCGAAGGAACGGAAAAAGTATGGTCAGCCCGGTGCACGAAAACGCTTCCAGTTTTCAAAACGATAA
- the alaS gene encoding alanine--tRNA ligase, with product MIRAGRDIRESFLKFFEGKGHTRVSSSSLIPKDDPTLLFTNSGMVQFKNAFLGLEDRGYTRATSCQKSVRAGGKHNDLENVGFTARHHTFFEMLGNFSFGDYFKREAIAWAWEYLTDVMKLPKERLWATVYQDDDEAYRIWHDEMQVPAERIVRLGEKSNFWMMGETGPCGPCSEIIYDQGEGTGCGSPDCHIECGCDRYLEVWNLVFTQFDRDEAGKLTPLPKPNIDTGMGLERLAAVVQGVKSNYDTDLFTPLIAAITQAANKPYGKNEEDDVSIRVIADHSRSVTFLIGDGILPSNEGRGYVLRRILRRAARHGKLLGLNRPFLHEMTEVVIEEMKDAYPDLLDKKSYITKVILNEEQRFMETLDAGLKILQEEVARLKEAGKTVIPGDIVFRLYDTFGFPTDLTADIVRKDGLTLDEEGFQRAMEIQREKARESWKGSGEEAVSALYQRLPGQGVTTLFVGYEGVCEAKSQVTALLHKDVLVEELGEGEDGELIVAETPFYGEIGGQVGDTGTIEGKDFVFEVQDTRRPLDNLISHIGTVRKGRVRKGDSVSLIVTEDKRRATEANHSGTHVLQAALKRVLGDHIKQSGSLVNAERLRFDFSHFSKIEDHELEQIENLANAVIRRNVPVVTRVLPIEEAMKTGATAVFDEKYGDRVRVVQMGDYSMELCGGTHIQRTGDIGFLKILHESAIAAGVRRIEAVTGREAVNHARQVEHELRKAANLIKANPSELSERVEKLIKNQRELEKELDTLKSRLAAKDSADLLSQAKEIKGIKVLTAAVNVPDAKTLRDFGDKLRDRLMSGIILIGSKAEGKAMLLCLVTKDLTDRYSAGNIIREIAPVVGGKGGGRPDMAQAGGPNPDNLEQALKRLEEMI from the coding sequence ATGATTCGAGCGGGGCGTGATATTCGAGAAAGTTTTTTGAAGTTTTTTGAGGGAAAGGGTCATACAAGGGTCAGCAGTTCATCCCTGATCCCCAAGGATGATCCGACGCTCCTGTTTACCAATTCCGGAATGGTTCAATTCAAGAATGCCTTTCTGGGCCTTGAAGACCGCGGTTACACCCGTGCCACATCCTGTCAGAAGAGCGTCCGGGCAGGAGGAAAGCACAACGATCTGGAGAATGTCGGCTTCACCGCACGCCATCACACCTTCTTTGAGATGCTGGGCAATTTTTCCTTCGGCGATTACTTCAAAAGGGAAGCCATCGCCTGGGCCTGGGAATATTTGACGGACGTCATGAAGCTTCCCAAGGAGCGCCTCTGGGCAACCGTTTACCAGGATGATGACGAGGCTTACCGGATCTGGCACGATGAGATGCAAGTCCCGGCGGAGCGGATCGTCCGGCTCGGGGAAAAGAGTAACTTCTGGATGATGGGGGAAACCGGCCCCTGCGGACCCTGCTCGGAAATCATCTATGACCAGGGCGAAGGGACCGGCTGCGGCAGCCCGGACTGCCACATCGAATGCGGCTGCGACCGCTACCTGGAAGTATGGAACCTGGTCTTTACCCAGTTTGACCGGGATGAAGCGGGCAAGCTGACTCCGCTGCCCAAACCGAACATCGACACCGGCATGGGCCTGGAGCGCCTTGCCGCCGTCGTCCAGGGTGTGAAGAGCAACTATGACACAGACCTGTTCACGCCCCTTATCGCGGCCATCACTCAAGCGGCCAACAAGCCCTATGGGAAGAACGAGGAAGATGACGTATCGATCCGCGTGATCGCCGATCACAGCCGGTCGGTTACCTTTCTCATCGGCGACGGCATCCTTCCCTCCAATGAAGGTCGGGGGTATGTCCTGAGACGAATCCTGCGGCGGGCCGCACGGCACGGGAAACTGCTGGGCCTGAATCGACCCTTTCTTCACGAGATGACCGAAGTTGTCATCGAGGAGATGAAAGACGCCTACCCGGATCTTCTCGATAAGAAATCCTACATCACCAAGGTCATCCTCAACGAGGAACAGCGCTTCATGGAAACCCTCGACGCCGGCCTCAAAATCCTCCAGGAAGAGGTTGCCCGGCTCAAGGAAGCCGGGAAGACGGTCATCCCGGGGGATATTGTCTTCCGGCTCTATGACACCTTCGGTTTTCCGACGGACCTCACCGCCGATATCGTACGCAAGGATGGCTTGACCCTTGATGAAGAGGGCTTTCAGCGCGCCATGGAGATTCAGCGGGAAAAGGCGCGGGAATCCTGGAAGGGCAGCGGCGAGGAGGCCGTTTCCGCCCTGTACCAGAGACTTCCGGGGCAAGGAGTCACAACACTCTTTGTGGGTTATGAAGGCGTTTGTGAAGCAAAATCTCAGGTAACGGCCCTGCTGCATAAAGACGTGCTCGTCGAGGAGCTTGGCGAAGGCGAGGACGGTGAACTGATCGTCGCCGAAACGCCTTTCTACGGAGAGATCGGCGGACAGGTCGGAGATACGGGAACGATCGAGGGAAAGGATTTTGTTTTCGAAGTCCAGGATACGCGGCGTCCCCTGGACAATCTTATCTCCCATATCGGGACGGTCCGGAAGGGACGGGTTCGGAAAGGAGATTCCGTCAGCCTGATCGTCACCGAGGATAAGCGCCGGGCCACGGAAGCCAATCATTCAGGCACCCATGTGCTGCAAGCCGCCCTGAAACGAGTCCTGGGAGATCACATCAAACAGTCCGGCTCACTGGTCAACGCAGAACGGCTGCGCTTCGACTTCTCCCATTTTTCCAAGATCGAGGATCACGAACTGGAACAGATCGAAAACCTGGCCAATGCCGTGATCCGGCGGAATGTGCCCGTTGTGACCCGGGTTCTCCCCATCGAGGAAGCGATGAAAACCGGGGCTACCGCTGTTTTTGACGAAAAATACGGCGACCGGGTACGGGTCGTTCAGATGGGGGATTACAGTATGGAGCTCTGCGGCGGGACGCATATCCAGCGGACAGGAGATATCGGATTTCTGAAGATTCTTCATGAATCCGCCATTGCCGCCGGGGTGCGGCGTATTGAAGCCGTTACGGGCCGGGAAGCCGTCAATCATGCCCGCCAGGTGGAACATGAATTGAGAAAGGCTGCAAATCTCATCAAGGCCAATCCCTCCGAACTGTCTGAACGGGTGGAAAAGCTGATCAAGAACCAGAGAGAACTGGAAAAAGAACTTGATACGTTGAAGAGTCGGCTCGCCGCAAAGGATTCGGCCGATCTGCTCAGTCAGGCGAAGGAAATCAAAGGCATCAAGGTTCTCACCGCCGCCGTGAACGTGCCTGACGCCAAAACGCTTCGGGATTTCGGGGATAAGCTGAGGGATCGCCTTATGTCGGGCATCATCCTGATCGGCAGCAAGGCGGAGGGCAAAGCCATGCTGCTCTGTCTGGTGACGAAGGATCTCACCGACCGATATTCCGCCGGAAACATCATCCGGGAGATCGCCCCCGTCGTCGGCGGCAAGGGGGGCGGCCGTCCAGACATGGCCCAGGCCGGTGGTCCGAATCCGGATAATCTGGAACAGGCTTTGAAGCGTCTGGAGGAAATGATTTAG